The genome window AGCTCTGTATTCTGTCCTCACCACTGACACCCACAAATGTTTGATGAAAAAGCAGGTTATCAATTGATAGCTCAACATCAAGACAAAAAACAGAGCAGTATCTCTTCATTCTTTACAtataaaaaaggggaaagaaccTTAGAAAGCAAAAGGGGAGCGCTCCTTCCTAGCAGCTCCCCCCTCTTACACTCAAACTCTTCCAGCTGTCATTTTACGCATTAAACTCACCCTGATTTGTTGATCAGCACCAGCTTCTCAATGCCCTGTGTCTCTCGAAGCTTTTTGGCAGCTTCCAAGTTCTCAGCAATAACCTCATTGATGGTGTTCAAGAGAGAGACCACGGTGTCCTCAGAGAAATTCTGGGAAGAGCTCGGCTGCCCTCCTGGCAGATTCTTTACCAAGTTGGGAATAGCATGTTTACCTATAGCATTAAGACAAAACGAATGTGTGCAGGGAGAACAAGCCAAGTTCAGCTGTAAGGAGCCCAAGACTACACTTAACTACACTGATCGTTGAAAATGTGGTATTGTCCCCAGGAATCAACTTCATTCTGCTATAGTATTATCATACCAGAGGAGCTAAGGACCTGGAATAGCCATGAATCCATGgtctttcttattcatttattctctccTCTAGTCACACTGAAACAACATGAATACTTTATATCAAATATGCTAGTTTTTTCAGGTAGTCTAATGAAGATAgcatacatatttaaattgtAACAGTTCAATAAAATAATCGTTATGAATTTAACAAAAAACTGGGCTCTGCCACAGCCCACCTATATTAACTCTGGACAAATTACGTTAAGTTCTTTCCTGGgcctttttccttattctataAAAAACTCGACCTCTAGGGCGCcttgccttggtggctcagtaagttaaagcctctgccttcagctcaggtcatgatcccagggtcctgggatcaagccccacatcggattctctgctccgtgggaagcctgcttcctcctctctctctctctctctgcctgcctgcctctctgcctacttgtgatctctgttaagtaaataaataaaatatttttaaaaaaactgtaccTCTGTAAAGAGGTCATGATCAATGAGAATGTGTGGAATTATTAACAATGCCTACTAACAAAGGACATGCTTATTAAATAAAgctgtttctgttctgtttttgaaGAGTCATCACTTCTTATCTTACTAAGAATGATTAAACTAGAACGCTTGGAGTTGCAAACTACAGAGAGCTACTGGGATCCCTCCTCTGTCATTTCAGTAATAAACTTAACAACATCAGCTAGATGAAAGACTCTGTACTAGATGCTGAACAAATGGTTCACATCCAACTCCTTACCAATGAGCTCTTTGTTGCGGGCATCCACAGCCAGATTTCTCAGTGCTCCAGATGCAGCTTTCACTACACGCTCATGTTCATTGGTCAGGAGGTCGGCGATGGCAGAAAGAGCCTTCTCTTGACGCAGAGCAGAGCGAATGTATCGACCATACTAGAAATTAACACATGGAAAGAGGTGGAACAGATTACAAATGGCGGCAAACTAGTTAGCTGAGTTCTCCCACCTCTAAATCCATTTTCTAAAAGGTACTCACCGTCCAGCGTCCAGCACACAAGTTCTGGATAGCTCCAGCTGAGGCTTCAAGGATGGCAGGAGTCTTGCTCTCCTTGAGGAGTGAGATATATATCCGAACCACCTCTGGTTGAAATAAAAGCTCATAGCCTGCacaagaaaggacagaaaaacagagaaagctaGTCAGTacctatgtgccaggctctggctgGTTGACGTCCAGCTTCAATACTCTGGATTGACGGATTTCTGCTCCTGAACCATCAGGCTCCCTATATTCTCCCACCTACCCAACAACCAACTCAGAGTCTTGAGTCCAAGCCTTCTTAAGAACATACTGCACAGTCTACAGTTAGGCTACCCGATACTCATCTGTGGACTATGTGTATGAGACTCCtagagactaaaaataaaaagattaacttACCTCGAGCTGGACTAGTTCTTTTAGGGAAATCCACTGTATCATTTGCTGGATCCTctgtgggttttttccctttggaaattaaaaaaaggacagaggggtaaagtttgagaaagaaagaatccactTAGTGCACTTTTTACTCTTCAGTCAAAATCTTTTTGGATCAGAGATGCACTGACGCGGagtaggggtggggaagagacaccaaaaagaagaaaacagaaaaccaagctcccctcccccatcccagcaAGGGGCTGCACAGAAACGAGGACAGAAAACAGGCAGCAGACAAGTAAGATGAGGACAAGCACCGCTGTCGCTGTGGTCCTGAGTTCTGGTAACTGGGACTGCTGCCCGGGAATAGCATGCCATGAGCCATTGGCTCCAAACAGCTGAACTTGTTTCAGTGGTCTTCCTCAAATGAATTTTCCTACATGCATCCATAGGGAAGGGTTAGGAAATACTAGAGAAGCTAAAACCAAAGCATGCAAATTAGAAGTAGGGAAGCACCTTAAAAGATTCCACTCACCTCTGGAGAACCACTCATCTTCCAGTGCGTCACCCAAGgtggaaagcagaaagaaaggaaggaagaaaaatgcaggAGAGTGATGTCAACAGGATCATGGGCAAATAAGTAGGAaagcagggagaaaaagaaaaacacagaaaacacagagGAGGAATGGGGGAGAAGGCCCCAGATTGGCTGAGTTCTCGTCCTTTGCTGCCCCCAAACTGATACCagtaccaccaccaccaccaccatcaccaccttgAATGAAGCACATGACAGAGGGAAGCAGCTGCAGAGCAAGGAGACATCCTTGACTAGGCAGACTCACATACTGCTCAGCAAGTATTTTGTACCTAAAGCTAAAAGtgttccttccccttcctgtccTACATTAAAGAGCAAGGAACAATGAACCAAGACTCACCTTTGCCCTTCTTGGCCCCAAAGCAACTGGCAGCATGTGGCCCGGTATTATTGGCAACATTGGGAGGTGCCTCTTGGTAACGCTCTGCCTGTGGGATCTCCCGGTGAACTTGATAGGACAAATTCCGAAGAAGGCAAACGCAGTTCTCCACAAGCTTGGGAACACAAGACAGAGGGTTTAGTGAACAAGGAAAACGTCTATCGTGATTTCCCAGCAAGAACAGGTTTCTCTGATTGAAGTATTAAAATACTGATCCCCAAAAAGCACAGCCCCCTCCATTATCATTCACAAAGACTCTTATGTGCGCCAAGCTTCTCAAAATCCTTGCAGCCTCAGACTAATAAAGGTTTCTACCACCATTTGGTGTGTGACACAAAACTGAGGATCGCCCTGACTTTTTCCTACTTAGGAATATATATAACCTTGGAAATACACCTACAAAGCTTTAAGATAGATGATATAGGTAAGAAAACTGTTTCCTTCTAAGGTGAACATCCACTTTAGGGAGCAGGGGTTGGTACAGATACCTAATGTCCCTTAAAAGCCTGAGATGGTGAGGTCTGCACGACAAGTACCTTCATGGCTGCTGTGCCTGGAATTCACTCAGCCATTAACTTACCTTACTATCTGAGTCCTTTTGCCCAATCTCAGCCTGAACAATGAAAATGAGGGCATCCACTAAACCATCACATTCACGAAGTTTCCGGCGAGCTTCACTCCTCTCTGAGCTGACGTTcctgagggggaagggagaggcttcAAGAAGACTCCGATCTACAAACCCTCCCTTAGTATCTTCAACAACTATGAGCCTCctctgtactttttctttttaatctaacAGTTAGTGAGTACTTGTTACAAACAAGGTACTGCAGTTGAGAGAAAGCTGAGTAAGACAACTCTTCTTCCAGGACATTTATAACAAGGtcagggggccggggggggggggatgacacACAACTAGGGAGGGTCTAAATAAGGTAAACCAACAATACTTTAAGATCATAcggatagggacgcctgggtggctcagttggttaagcagctgccttcggctcaggtcatgatcccagggtcctgggatcgagtcccacatcgggctccttgctccgcagggagcctgcttctccctctgactctgccttccactctgtctgcctgtgcttgctctcactctctctctctcttacaaataaataaataaaatctttaaaaaaaaaaaaaaatcatacggATACTTCTTGCAAAGGAAGTACAAATGAAGAAAGGGGCAGAGCATGCACGGGTATActccaaagagagaaagactaTATTGCAGCATTTATAGgatttaaataaatcagaaaaacttGCATGAAATATAGGCACTTTTGAGTTTAGCCTCAAAAGATAAATAAGgaggggcgcctgcctggctcatgAGGTAGAGCACACAACTCCAGATCTCAAGGTCTAAgtttgggtacagagattacttaaaatcattttttaaaaaaggtaaagagACAAGGGCACTGTAGTCTGAAGGAAGCATACATCTCCCCCCAACACCACCACTCTTCTAGTACTGTGTTCCTCCTACTGCATTTTTCACAGCTTTACTTGAAATACAGGTCACTGAGTACACACTCAGGCTCAAGACTAGACAACTGCCTTACATGTCGTAGATACTGAACAAATGCTCACTGAATTAAATGAACAAAGTCAAAGACACACAGAAGTGAGGATGTGCAGGGGAACAAGTAAACCAACACAGCAAATGTATGGGCACACAAGCAAGCAGTGACAAAGGTAAGACAGGCTAGAGTCACAGTATACAATACGGACGGTAATGGAAGCTGAATGACAggccaaagaattaaaaaagaatttcttttttaaacttaagtcAGTCAAAAATTCAATCTTCATATTCTTGAAGCCCTTATGTTACCTAAGACAGCCAGCTGTGTTGGTGAGTACCGACTCCCACTCAATATGGCGCGGCTTACAATCTTCATTAGGTTCCCGCTCCCAACCAGAATGTGGGATGATCACTTCATCTGTCAATGCATGCAGTGCATGGTCCACAATCTCCATTTTGATTGAGTCATGGGATGAGAGATTCCACAGGGTTCCTGGCAGAGACAACCCATCAGATACCTCTCCAACACCCAAGACAGTATGTTTGAAGAATGCCAAAGAGGATCCCTTATTCCATCATTTCTCAGTCTTCCCCAATGACCAAATACCTTGTAATGGTATTCAAGCTTTTGTTTGTGACCCATGATAAGAAATATACATTATGGCtcaacatatatatacatatgtgtacatcATGAAACAAAAGTTTCATAAAACAATACTTACTATTTATAAGCAATGCTCTCTGGGTTACCTACACTAGAGTTTCTCAACCTCATTAACACTGACCCTTTGGGCCAGATATTTCTTTGCTGTGGCAAGCTGACCTATCCATTGTTAGATTTTGAGCAGTATCTATGCCCTTTACTCCTTAAATGCTGGTAGCACTCCCTCCTGCCCAAGCCAAGTTATGACAACCAAAACTGTCCCCAGACATTGCAAATGTCCCCTAGCGGGCAAGACCAGTCCTgagaactaataataataatctattccacttcttattcttttttcctcttgaaatacCGACTGGGATCCACAAAACTGTGTTCAATACACACTAATGGGTCACAACCCACAATATGAAAACACCACTCTTCAAAGCAAGGATCACAAGCTCAAATATCTACACATGTCAGGCAGGTGAGTCAGGACAAgcagatatttaaaagaaattacaagaGAGTGGAAAAATAGCAAAAGACACTCAGCTTCAGTGCTGGGGAGACAACTTGTTATATGGCAATAGTTGGCAAAAAGGTTCAGGATTACTACAAATGGGAGAACAGCCCTACCAGTCAGCTCAGACTAACTACTGTCAGGTAGCAAAACAGATCCATTGTTGCCAGTTCCCACACATTTTTAATAGAAGCCAAACAAGCTGCAATTTGAAATGAAATCTTCTGAGTTTTAAATATCAGCAACCAATTCTTTGAAATTGTGAACACTTCGCATGATCCAAATAAATCAGGGAGATGGATCTGCCCCCAAAAACCACCAGTTCACAACCTTAAGTCGAAAGTAAAAAGGGCTGAAAGTCTTTCTAGCTTTCAACATCTCTACGGGTCACAGTAACCCCAACCCAGCAGCTGCCCTTGTGCCCATAACTCACCGGTGATAACTTCAGTGAGATCCATATCCCGAGCCTTTCGGAGCAATCGCACAAGGGCAGGAACACCATCACAGTTTTTTATGGCGATCTTGTTATCTTGGTCACGCCCAAAAGAGATATTCTTGAGCGCTCCACAGGCTCCAAGGTGCACTTCCTTTTTGGGGTGGTCTAACAATCCCACCAGTACTGGGATCCCCTTGAGCTTCCGGACGTCGGTCTTCACCTTGTCATTGCGATAGCACAAGTGCTGCAGGTATGCAGCTGCATTAGACTTGACAGCATCCAAGCGGAATCCTAACATGGCAATCACCTCCGGCAGCTCTGGCTGTCTCCAGTTGTGAGGCGGGGGTCCCCCCTTACGCAGGCTATCCAAGCTTGCTAAACTTCCCCGTTCATGCTGGGCCAGAGGAGCCCAATAGTACTGGTCCGATGGCACCTCCTCACCAATCATGTCTTCATAGCTCCTGCAGTGTTGgaagaaccaaaaggaaaagaatacatCAAGTTGTCAAGTCTGGTTTTGTGGAGAGCTCCCGTGACCCCTCACCTccaaggcaggaggcaggagtaACTTCAGCTCTAGCACACTAGATCTTACCTCTCCTTTGCGTAAATGATATACTGATCAATTTTTCGTAAGGAGATAAGGGAATAATTTTAAAGGCATCTGCAGTTAGATTAAAACTACCTTTTTTCCTGTCAAGTTTACTAGCTCGGAGGAGAGTAACAAGCATTCAGAGACGTTCATcacaaaaacagaaccaaatcCTGACTGCTTAGCACTAAAATGATACCTGACAGCTAAGCTCTCTGGATAGTGACTGAAATAAACCTTCAGAAGACAGAGTTAAACCAAAGAAGTCAGCAAACAATGTCTGAGAACAACTCTTACAAGCCTTCGGCTAAACAGGAAGTGAGGCATTTACACACAGGAAACAGCTGCTGGGATTAAACCCTTAAACACAATTCTTATTTAAGCCTCTCCTTATcttattttggaaattataaaaGAGGAGGTATTAAGAGTAAAAAGAGTACAGGCCTTCGGGCTACACCAAAGGGGGACCTGGCTTTAGTAGAAGCTTGAACATTAATTTTCACAGTTCATCCCAACGTCACCTCTGCCACTCAACAAATGTGTTCCAGATAATGATTGCCAGCCTCCAATTTCTACAGATGACAATACCTTGGATTCTGTTGAAACAAAGGCTACTGAACACCACAGCATTTGGGATAAACaatgactaaagaaaaagaacaaaataagcaaGGGAAGGCTTAGAGAAAAGCCTCACTGGAGAGAATTCTTCCTATTTCAGTACTACCAGTAACCACTAGAGGGTGAATCTGTCACACTATTACTTATTCATAACCACCAGGAAGGAAGAGACCCATTATCTGCGAGCTCATCTCACCCTCTGGCTCCCATAGGAGAGAGGAGCATCTATTGTGTGGAACTCTCCAAATAAGCCTGTTGTTTGTTCCACAAAACCCCTCCCACTGTCACCAAACCCTGAAAGTTAGGGGCAGCAGAGGCCCTGCCTCAGAGCTGTCAACACCAACCACTCAACAGCAACTCAGATGGACAAAGCATTAGtaaaaatctctattttcaaATATCATTGCAACAAAGTGAGCAGGTTATAACTAAGCTTTAAAAGGAGGCTACTGAACAGTAATGTTAAGGGAAGATTCCATTTTACTAGGGGAAAAATAAGGTCGGAGTATGTCGAGTGTGTCCACCtgcataggaaaaaaagaaatcaaagcaaatgCACCAAAATGTTAACCACAGTTCTCCCTCTACGGCCGGAATGCCTTTCTACATTTTTCTAGTTTTGTAGTGAGCACGTCTTACTTTCATTATTGTTTTAGTATAAGCAATTACAAAAACAATCGCCATAACCAAGATTTTGGTCACTCGgttgtatttccttcttttataagcAGGGGATCATgacattctttcctttgttttacaAATAACAAAGCTGTGCCCagaaagattaaatgacttgcttGAGGCTATATAGCTAGTGGCAAAGGCACAACTAGAACCAGAAGTCTTCTGGTTCAGTGCTTTATCCACTAATTATTCTGCCTTACTGTTTCCGTTTGACCTTGTATTACTCTCCAAGGCCTGGAACAGGAAGCAGCTAATGTTCCTTCTAGTCAAGCAGGTTTCCAAGTCCAGTGCCACCCTGGAATGGACCAAGAACCAGGCCCAAAAATGCTCTCTTTTTATGTCAGTTGCCACAGTAGAGAATGACCTGGCCACCCACACCCACCTAGATCCAGTCACTCTACTAATGAGGAAGTCAAAAAGCAGACTTGTTTCAAGCAGACGGGCCAACGCCCTGGGCAGACTCCTTTGGTGATAGCTGTTATCTACCACTGCTTCAAGTTGCACCAGCTGAAGTCTGGTGCCCACCCCACTGCCCCCTACCCCAATAAAAGGTGAGTCACATGGGAGTTGGACTAGCTGTCCAAATGATACAATACCTAAAAGGTGAATGACTCAGGCTGAGATAATGGAGCCTCTAATCTGGGCCCTGCCCAGTTCACTACCAACCAAGCTACCTAATATGAGGAAAACGAGCACCAAGGCATTTGCTTTAGAAGGTTATGACCCTTTACAGAAATTCAACAACAGCTGCTTGGTTATCCTTACTATGAAGACATCCATAAatcttctcctttatttcttattatttttccttgCCTGGAAAACACCATGTCTCTGATTTATCGTAGAGCAGGGTTGGCAGCCCATGGGCCAAACCTGTTCTTGTACAGTCCCAGAGCTAAAAAGgggtttattttgtattttaaaaggttgtaaaaggaaaacaacaacattaatatatatatggcCTGCAAAACCTATTAAAATAGTTCTacctggtcctttacagaaaacgTTTGCCAACCCCCATTCCAAAGCCTTCTTTCAAGGCAAACCTTCTACCAGCCCAAACATCAATCACTCCCTTTTTCGTATCACCAGAGAATCCCCAGGGATGAATGGCAAAGTCAGTATAGGCAACTGCTAAGTAACCTTTCAGAATGTCACTTATATTCCATCCTCAAAGGATGCCACCCCCATTTCACTTTA of Mustela nigripes isolate SB6536 chromosome 1, MUSNIG.SB6536, whole genome shotgun sequence contains these proteins:
- the CTNND1 gene encoding catenin delta-1 isoform X2 codes for the protein MDDSEVESTASILASVKEQEAQFEKLTRALEEERRHVSAQLERVRVSPQDANPLMANGTLTRRHQNGRFVGDADLERQKFSDLKLNGPQDHSHLVYSTIPRMQEPGQIVGTYTEEDPEGAMSVVSVETSDDGTTRRTETTVKKVVKTVTTRTVQPVPVGPDGLPVDASSVSNNYIQTLGRDFRKNGNGGPGPYVGQAGTATLPRNFHYPPDGYSRHYEDGYPSSSDNYGSLSRVTRIEERYRPSMEGYRAPSRQDVYGPQPQVRVGGSSVDLHRFHPEPYGLEDDQRSMGYDDLDYGMMSDYGTARRTGTPSDPRRRLRSYEDMIGEEVPSDQYYWAPLAQHERGSLASLDSLRKGGPPPHNWRQPELPEVIAMLGFRLDAVKSNAAAYLQHLCYRNDKVKTDVRKLKGIPVLVGLLDHPKKEVHLGACGALKNISFGRDQDNKIAIKNCDGVPALVRLLRKARDMDLTEVITGTLWNLSSHDSIKMEIVDHALHALTDEVIIPHSGWEREPNEDCKPRHIEWESVLTNTAGCLRNVSSERSEARRKLRECDGLVDALIFIVQAEIGQKDSDSKLVENCVCLLRNLSYQVHREIPQAERYQEAPPNVANNTGPHAASCFGAKKGKGKKPTEDPANDTVDFPKRTSPARGYELLFQPEVVRIYISLLKESKTPAILEASAGAIQNLCAGRWTYGRYIRSALRQEKALSAIADLLTNEHERVVKAASGALRNLAVDARNKELIGKHAIPNLVKNLPGGQPSSSQNFSEDTVVSLLNTINEVIAENLEAAKKLRETQGIEKLVLINKSGNRSEKEVRAAALVLQTIWGYKELRKPLEKEGWKKSDFQVNLNNASRSQSSHSYDDSTLPLIDRNQKTDKKPDREEIQMSSMGSNTKSLDNNYSTLNERGDHNRTLDRSGDLGEMEPLKGTPLMQDEGQESLEEELDVLVLDDEGDQVSYPSMQKI
- the CTNND1 gene encoding catenin delta-1 isoform X5, with the translated sequence MDDSEVESTASILASVKEQEAQFEKLTRALEEERRHVSAQLERVRVSPQDANPLMANGTLTRRHQNGRFVGDADLERQKFSDLKLNGPQDHSHLVYSTIPRMQEPGQIVGTYTEEDPEGAMSVVSVETSDDGTTRRTETTVKKVVKTVTTRTVQPVPVGPDGLPVDASSVSNNYIQTLGRDFRKNGNGGPGPYVGQAGTATLPRNFHYPPDGYSRHYEDGYPSSSDNYGSLSRVTRIEERYRPSMEGYRAPSRQDVYGPQPQVRVGGSSVDLHRFHPEPYGLEDDQRSMGYDDLDYGMMSDYGTARRTGTPSDPRRRLRSYEDMIGEEVPSDQYYWAPLAQHERGSLASLDSLRKGGPPPHNWRQPELPEVIAMLGFRLDAVKSNAAAYLQHLCYRNDKVKTDVRKLKGIPVLVGLLDHPKKEVHLGACGALKNISFGRDQDNKIAIKNCDGVPALVRLLRKARDMDLTEVITGTLWNLSSHDSIKMEIVDHALHALTDEVIIPHSGWEREPNEDCKPRHIEWESVLTNTAGCLRNVSSERSEARRKLRECDGLVDALIFIVQAEIGQKDSDSKLVENCVCLLRNLSYQVHREIPQAERYQEAPPNVANNTGPHAASCFGAKKGKDEWFSRGKKPTEDPANDTVDFPKRTSPARGYELLFQPEVVRIYISLLKESKTPAILEASAGAIQNLCAGRWTYGRYIRSALRQEKALSAIADLLTNEHERVVKAASGALRNLAVDARNKELIGKHAIPNLVKNLPGGQPSSSQNFSEDTVVSLLNTINEVIAENLEAAKKLRETQGIEKLVLINKSGNRSEKEVRAAALVLQTIWGYKELRKPLEKEGWKKSDFQVNLNNASRSQSSHSYDDSTLPLIDRNQKTDKKPDREEIQMSSMGSNTKSLDNNYSTLNERGDHNRTLDRSGDLGEMEPLKGTPLMQKI